From Struthio camelus isolate bStrCam1 chromosome 7, bStrCam1.hap1, whole genome shotgun sequence, a single genomic window includes:
- the LRRTM3 gene encoding leucine-rich repeat transmembrane neuronal protein 3 isoform X3 produces MGFNVIRLLSGSAVALVIAPTVLLTMLSSAERGCPKGCRCEGKMVYCESQKLQEIPSSISAGCLGLSLRYNSLQKLKYNQFKGLNQLTWLYLDHNHISNIDENAFNGIRRLKELILSSNRISYFLNNTFRPVTNLRNLDLSYNQLQSLGSEQFRGLRKLLSLHLRSNSLRTIPVRIFQDCRNLELLDLGYNRIRSLARNVFAGMIRLKELHLEHNQFSKLNLALFPRLVSLQNLYLQWNKISVIGQTMSWTWSSLQRLDLSGNEIEAFSGPSVFQCVPNLQRLNLDSNKLTFIGQEILDSWISLNDISLAGNIWECSRNICSLVNWLKSFKGLRENTIICASPKELQGVNVIDAVKNYSICGKSTTERFELARALPKPTFKPKLIRPKHDSKPPLPPTVGATESSSEPEHDTEHISFHKIIAGSVALFLSVLVILLVIYVSWKRYPASMKQLQQRSLMRRHRKKKRQSLKQMTPSTQEFYVDYKPTNTETSEMLLNGTGPCTYNKSGSRECEDYSEETIKSGSLSLH; encoded by the exons ATGG GTTTCAATGTAATTAGGCTACTGAGCGGATCAGCTGTAGCTCTGGTAATAGCCCCTACTGTATTACTGACAATGCTTTCTTCTGCTGAACGAGGATGCCCTAAGGGCTGTAGGTGTGAAGGCAAAATGGTATATTGTGAATCTCAGAAATTGCAGGAGATTCCCTCAAGTATATCTGCTGGTTGTTTAGGTTTGTCCCTTCGATATAACAGCCTCCAAAAACTAAAATACAATCAATTTAAAGGTCTTAATCAACTCACCTGGCTCTATTTAGACCATAACCACATCAGCAATATTGACGAAAATGCTTTCAATGGAATACGCAGACTAAAAGAGTTGATCTTGAGTTCCAACAGAATCTCCTATTTTCTTAATAATACCTTCAGACCTGTGACAAATCTCCGGAACTTGGATCTGTCATACAATCAGCTGCAGTCTCTGGGATCTGAACAGTTCAGGGGCTTAAGGAAGCTGCTGAGTTTACATTTGAGGTCCAATTCCCTAAGAACCATCCCTGTTCGAATATTTCAAGACTGTAGGAACCTTGAACTGTTGGACCTGGGTTATAATCGGATCCGAAGCTTAGCAAGGAATGTCTTTGCAGGCATGATCAGACTGAAAGAGCTTCACCTGGAGCACAATCAATTTTCTAAGCTCAACCTGGCACTTTTTCCAAGGCTAGTCAGCCTTCAAAACCTTTATTTACAGTGGAATAAAATCAGTGTGATAGGACAAACTATGTCCTGGACCTGGAGCTCATTACAAAGACTTGATTTATCTGGCAATGAAATAGAAGCTTTCAGTGGACCTAGTGTTTTCCAGTGTGTGCCCAATTTACAGCGCCTCAACCTGGATTCAAACAAGCTCACGTTTATTGGTCAAGAAATTTTGGATTCTTGGATATCCCTCAATGACATCAGCCTTGCCGGGAACATATGGGAATGCAGCAGAAACATTTGCTCCCTGGTAAACTGGCTTAAAAGTTTTAAAGGGCTAAGGGAAAATACAATTATTTGTGCCAGCCCCAAAGAGCTGCAAGGGGTGAATGTTATTGATGCAGTGAAAAATTACAGCATCTGTGGCAAGAGTACCACAGAAAGGTTCGAATTAGCACGAGCTCTCCCAAAGCCAACATTTAAACCAAAACTCATCAGGCCTAAACATGACAGcaagccccctctgcccccaacTGTTGGAGCCACGGAATCGAGCTCCGAGCCCGAGCACGACACAGAACACATCTCCTTCCACAAAATCATAGCAGGCAGCGtggctctcttcctctctgtgcTTGTGATCCTGCTGGTAATCTATGTGTCATGGAAGCGGTACCCAGCCAGCatgaagcagctgcagcagcgctCTCTCATGCGaaggcacaggaaaaagaaaagacagtcgCTGAAGCAAATGACTCCAAGCACACAGGAATTTTATGTAGATTACAAACCCACCAACACTGAAACGAGTGAGATGCTGCTGAATGGAACAGGACCCTGCACGTATAACAAATCAGGCTCCAGGGAATGTGAG GACTATAGTGAGGAAACAATCAAGAGCGGAAGCCTCAGCCTGCACTGA
- the LRRTM3 gene encoding leucine-rich repeat transmembrane neuronal protein 3 isoform X4 produces the protein MGFNVIRLLSGSAVALVIAPTVLLTMLSSAERGCPKGCRCEGKMVYCESQKLQEIPSSISAGCLGLSLRYNSLQKLKYNQFKGLNQLTWLYLDHNHISNIDENAFNGIRRLKELILSSNRISYFLNNTFRPVTNLRNLDLSYNQLQSLGSEQFRGLRKLLSLHLRSNSLRTIPVRIFQDCRNLELLDLGYNRIRSLARNVFAGMIRLKELHLEHNQFSKLNLALFPRLVSLQNLYLQWNKISVIGQTMSWTWSSLQRLDLSGNEIEAFSGPSVFQCVPNLQRLNLDSNKLTFIGQEILDSWISLNDISLAGNIWECSRNICSLVNWLKSFKGLRENTIICASPKELQGVNVIDAVKNYSICGKSTTERFELARALPKPTFKPKLIRPKHDSKPPLPPTVGATESSSEPEHDTEHISFHKIIAGSVALFLSVLVILLVIYVSWKRYPASMKQLQQRSLMRRHRKKKRQSLKQMTPSTQEFYVDYKPTNTETSEMLLNGTGPCTYNKSGSRECEV, from the exons ATGG GTTTCAATGTAATTAGGCTACTGAGCGGATCAGCTGTAGCTCTGGTAATAGCCCCTACTGTATTACTGACAATGCTTTCTTCTGCTGAACGAGGATGCCCTAAGGGCTGTAGGTGTGAAGGCAAAATGGTATATTGTGAATCTCAGAAATTGCAGGAGATTCCCTCAAGTATATCTGCTGGTTGTTTAGGTTTGTCCCTTCGATATAACAGCCTCCAAAAACTAAAATACAATCAATTTAAAGGTCTTAATCAACTCACCTGGCTCTATTTAGACCATAACCACATCAGCAATATTGACGAAAATGCTTTCAATGGAATACGCAGACTAAAAGAGTTGATCTTGAGTTCCAACAGAATCTCCTATTTTCTTAATAATACCTTCAGACCTGTGACAAATCTCCGGAACTTGGATCTGTCATACAATCAGCTGCAGTCTCTGGGATCTGAACAGTTCAGGGGCTTAAGGAAGCTGCTGAGTTTACATTTGAGGTCCAATTCCCTAAGAACCATCCCTGTTCGAATATTTCAAGACTGTAGGAACCTTGAACTGTTGGACCTGGGTTATAATCGGATCCGAAGCTTAGCAAGGAATGTCTTTGCAGGCATGATCAGACTGAAAGAGCTTCACCTGGAGCACAATCAATTTTCTAAGCTCAACCTGGCACTTTTTCCAAGGCTAGTCAGCCTTCAAAACCTTTATTTACAGTGGAATAAAATCAGTGTGATAGGACAAACTATGTCCTGGACCTGGAGCTCATTACAAAGACTTGATTTATCTGGCAATGAAATAGAAGCTTTCAGTGGACCTAGTGTTTTCCAGTGTGTGCCCAATTTACAGCGCCTCAACCTGGATTCAAACAAGCTCACGTTTATTGGTCAAGAAATTTTGGATTCTTGGATATCCCTCAATGACATCAGCCTTGCCGGGAACATATGGGAATGCAGCAGAAACATTTGCTCCCTGGTAAACTGGCTTAAAAGTTTTAAAGGGCTAAGGGAAAATACAATTATTTGTGCCAGCCCCAAAGAGCTGCAAGGGGTGAATGTTATTGATGCAGTGAAAAATTACAGCATCTGTGGCAAGAGTACCACAGAAAGGTTCGAATTAGCACGAGCTCTCCCAAAGCCAACATTTAAACCAAAACTCATCAGGCCTAAACATGACAGcaagccccctctgcccccaacTGTTGGAGCCACGGAATCGAGCTCCGAGCCCGAGCACGACACAGAACACATCTCCTTCCACAAAATCATAGCAGGCAGCGtggctctcttcctctctgtgcTTGTGATCCTGCTGGTAATCTATGTGTCATGGAAGCGGTACCCAGCCAGCatgaagcagctgcagcagcgctCTCTCATGCGaaggcacaggaaaaagaaaagacagtcgCTGAAGCAAATGACTCCAAGCACACAGGAATTTTATGTAGATTACAAACCCACCAACACTGAAACGAGTGAGATGCTGCTGAATGGAACAGGACCCTGCACGTATAACAAATCAGGCTCCAGGGAATGTGAG